In one Bosea sp. RAC05 genomic region, the following are encoded:
- a CDS encoding OmpA/MotB family protein: protein MRKVLATLAPTLRRMPNKIAITGHTVPPRPGSAPEGDPWELSVARAAAVRAILSNSGVPSDRFALVSGKGDTEPLVKDNPYLPYNRRVGLVLKADSPPLPSGIKP from the coding sequence ATGCGCAAGGTCCTCGCCACGCTGGCACCGACGCTGCGGCGCATGCCCAACAAGATCGCCATCACCGGCCACACCGTGCCACCCAGGCCGGGCAGCGCGCCGGAGGGCGATCCGTGGGAGCTGTCGGTCGCCCGCGCCGCCGCCGTGCGCGCGATCCTGTCGAATTCGGGGGTGCCGAGCGACCGCTTCGCGCTGGTGTCCGGAAAGGGCGACACCGAGCCGCTGGTCAAGGACAACCCCTATCTGCCCTATAACCGCCGCGTCGGCCTCGTGCTCAAGGCCGATTCGCCGCCGCTGCCCTCCGGCATCAAGCCCTGA
- a CDS encoding CAP domain-containing protein — MTCPALIAGALALVGAAGCTEPARTGQPAFYRDLGSATARVDANEARAMISAYRLNAGLNTLSLDPALVAAAQEEASAMAAADKPAQAEAVKARLARGGQPGAEANLSAGYRRLAEAFSGWRDSPQHNRVMKTPGMTRMGIATAYAPGSKYQVYWALILAP; from the coding sequence TTGACCTGTCCTGCCCTCATCGCGGGCGCGCTGGCGCTGGTCGGCGCCGCCGGCTGCACGGAGCCGGCGCGCACCGGGCAGCCCGCCTTCTATCGCGACCTCGGTTCGGCGACGGCGCGGGTCGATGCGAACGAGGCCCGGGCGATGATCTCGGCCTATCGGCTCAATGCCGGGCTGAACACGCTTTCGCTCGATCCGGCGCTCGTCGCGGCGGCGCAGGAGGAAGCGAGCGCCATGGCGGCAGCCGACAAGCCGGCCCAGGCCGAGGCGGTGAAGGCGCGGCTGGCGCGCGGCGGGCAGCCGGGTGCGGAGGCCAATCTCTCGGCGGGCTACCGGCGGCTGGCGGAAGCCTTTTCGGGCTGGCGGGACTCGCCGCAGCATAACCGCGTGATGAAGACGCCCGGCATGACCCGGATGGGCATCGCCACGGCTTATGCGCCCGGGTCGAAATACCAGGTCTACTGGGCGCTCATCCTTGCGCCGTGA
- a CDS encoding DUF3772 domain-containing protein: MAARIAPAPHPTPRARPGLLAALAMLVLVLLGLGQGFAQQPAPDAASARARLDTIRLELTQIEALLAAPTATENELQRQRMRLQPSLDQLRQLIDEQAPRVEQAKVRLDQLGAKPEASAPPESAEVLREREARLKAFSDADETLKIARAAFLQAEQLQTAIGDRRRALFAQALFAAGPTVLSPDMWSNALSTVPEDLRASGYIFGGWLSGVADAMAGVRGGLVAIAFLGAVLLYYVRRRYLPRFKARFSSAQDTDSLHSLYIALAHVVAGAAPPALASWLIYAALNTAGLLPLRIQPVVTAIVAGLAVVAFVQALLDALFAPSQPQRRLVSVMDSTASTVVWLGTSLALVLSISKVLEAWLTAIAAGLAVSIILRSVLVIIFALTLVVGLYRLRDNEEIEEEACLGPYVAVEGASLGPIRLIGWLIGLVLSLSVLGGYVVFASFLTEQVIWIGIVACSLVLTYQLVDQGIPHAMTGKGRLALTLKAGLGIRAHTLDKIAVIAAGVLKLMLVIVGFLLVMAPWGLESTDFFTSLRAAFFGFQVGGVTISLSSIIFGGLLFAAGLTATRSLQGWLEVKFLPTTQLDTGLRNSITTAAGYVGYLAAVALAVSALGLSLERLTLVASALSVGIGFGLQSVVSNFVSGLILLWERPIRVGDQVVVGDAEGIVKKINVRSTEIATFDRSSVIVPNSNLISGVVRNRVRNDRTGRILISLSVPRTLEAGAVRSMLSEVANAHGDVMQKPPPAILFKKIGTSTMDFELVCVVAEVDIVGRVTSDLNFAIHKRLTEMEPAVATPELLVKGLEGVELSLGSIAAAVNREVPAVAAAPSSPATAKAPARSRRRAQPAEDEPEAEAPPAAPAPEPVKDDSKE; the protein is encoded by the coding sequence ATGGCTGCGCGAATCGCCCCAGCGCCCCACCCGACGCCGCGCGCACGGCCCGGCCTCCTCGCCGCCCTGGCCATGCTGGTGCTGGTCCTGCTGGGGTTGGGGCAAGGCTTCGCCCAGCAGCCGGCCCCCGACGCGGCCTCGGCGCGTGCGCGCCTCGACACCATCCGCCTCGAGCTGACGCAGATCGAGGCCCTGCTGGCGGCGCCGACGGCCACCGAAAACGAGCTGCAGCGCCAACGCATGCGCCTGCAGCCGTCGCTGGACCAGCTGCGCCAGCTGATCGACGAGCAGGCGCCGCGTGTCGAGCAGGCCAAGGTCAGGCTCGACCAGCTCGGGGCCAAGCCGGAAGCCAGTGCGCCGCCGGAGAGTGCGGAGGTGCTGCGCGAGCGCGAGGCACGGCTGAAGGCCTTCTCGGATGCCGACGAAACCCTGAAGATCGCGCGTGCCGCCTTCCTGCAGGCGGAGCAGCTGCAGACCGCGATCGGCGACCGCCGCCGCGCGCTCTTCGCCCAGGCGCTGTTCGCGGCGGGGCCGACGGTGCTGAGCCCCGACATGTGGTCGAACGCGCTGTCGACCGTGCCGGAGGACCTGCGGGCGTCGGGCTACATCTTCGGGGGCTGGCTCTCGGGGGTGGCGGATGCGATGGCGGGCGTCCGCGGCGGCCTGGTGGCGATCGCCTTCCTCGGCGCGGTGCTGCTCTACTATGTGCGCCGCCGCTATCTGCCCCGCTTCAAGGCGCGCTTCAGCAGCGCGCAGGACACCGACAGCCTGCACTCCCTCTACATCGCGCTCGCCCATGTCGTGGCGGGCGCGGCGCCGCCGGCGCTGGCGAGCTGGCTGATCTATGCGGCGCTGAACACCGCCGGGCTGCTGCCGCTGCGCATCCAGCCCGTGGTGACCGCGATCGTGGCCGGGCTCGCCGTCGTGGCCTTCGTCCAGGCGCTGCTCGATGCGCTGTTCGCGCCGAGCCAGCCGCAGCGGCGCCTCGTCAGCGTGATGGATTCGACCGCTTCGACCGTGGTCTGGCTGGGCACCTCGCTGGCGCTGGTGCTCTCGATCAGCAAGGTGCTCGAGGCCTGGCTGACGGCGATCGCCGCCGGCCTTGCGGTCTCGATCATCCTGCGCAGCGTCCTCGTCATCATTTTCGCGCTGACGCTGGTCGTGGGGCTCTACCGGCTGCGGGACAATGAGGAGATCGAGGAGGAGGCCTGCCTCGGCCCCTATGTCGCGGTCGAGGGCGCGAGCCTGGGTCCGATCCGCCTCATCGGCTGGCTCATCGGCCTCGTCCTGTCGCTGTCGGTGCTGGGCGGCTATGTCGTCTTCGCCTCCTTCCTGACCGAGCAGGTGATCTGGATCGGCATCGTCGCCTGCAGTCTCGTGCTGACCTACCAGCTCGTCGACCAGGGCATTCCGCATGCGATGACCGGCAAGGGCCGGCTCGCCCTGACGCTGAAGGCCGGACTCGGCATCCGCGCCCACACGCTCGACAAGATCGCGGTGATCGCCGCCGGCGTGCTGAAGCTGATGCTGGTCATCGTCGGCTTCCTGCTGGTGATGGCGCCGTGGGGGCTGGAATCGACCGATTTCTTCACGTCGCTGCGGGCGGCCTTCTTCGGCTTCCAGGTCGGCGGTGTCACGATCTCGCTGTCCTCGATCATCTTCGGCGGTCTGCTCTTCGCCGCCGGGCTCACCGCGACGCGCTCGCTGCAGGGCTGGCTCGAGGTCAAGTTCCTGCCGACGACGCAGCTCGACACGGGCCTGCGCAACTCGATCACCACGGCGGCCGGCTATGTCGGCTATCTCGCGGCGGTGGCGCTGGCGGTCTCGGCGCTCGGCCTCAGTCTCGAGCGCCTGACGCTGGTCGCGAGCGCGCTGTCGGTGGGCATCGGCTTCGGCCTGCAGTCGGTGGTCTCGAACTTCGTCTCGGGGCTGATCCTGCTCTGGGAGCGGCCGATCCGCGTCGGCGACCAGGTCGTGGTCGGCGACGCCGAGGGCATCGTCAAGAAGATCAATGTGCGCTCGACCGAGATCGCGACCTTCGACCGCTCCTCGGTGATCGTGCCCAATTCGAACCTGATTTCCGGCGTGGTCAGGAACCGCGTCCGCAACGACCGCACGGGCCGCATCCTGATCTCGCTGTCGGTGCCGCGCACGCTGGAGGCCGGGGCGGTGCGGAGCATGCTCAGCGAGGTCGCCAACGCCCATGGCGACGTGATGCAGAAGCCGCCGCCGGCGATCCTGTTCAAGAAGATCGGCACCTCGACGATGGATTTCGAGCTGGTCTGCGTCGTGGCGGAGGTCGACATCGTCGGGCGCGTCACCAGCGACCTGAACTTCGCGATCCACAAGCGCCTGACCGAGATGGAGCCGGCCGTCGCCACGCCGGAGCTGCTGGTGAAGGGGCTGGAAGGCGTCGAGCTGTCGCTCGGCAGCATCGCCGCGGCGGTCAACCGGGAGGTCCCGGCGGTGGCCGCCGCGCCCAGCAGCCCCGCGACGGCGAAGGCGCCCGCGCGCAGCCGTCGTCGTGCGCAGCCCGCCGAGGATGAACCCGAGGCCGAGGCCCCGCCTGCCGCGCCGGCCCCGGAACCCGTCAAGGACGACAGCAAGGAATGA
- a CDS encoding DUF2938 domain-containing protein, with protein sequence MDVLIRTVLIGIGATALLDLWAMLLKRVFGFPLPNWALVGRWFAHLPRGRVLHEDITRSEPVRNELAIGWIAHYAVGILFAGIVVAIWGAGWVRNPTFGPALIVGLATVGCGWFILQPGMGAGIAAAKRANANTVRTLNIVGHTVFAVGLWGTALLIR encoded by the coding sequence ATGGATGTGCTGATCAGGACGGTGCTCATCGGCATCGGCGCCACGGCCCTGCTCGACCTCTGGGCGATGCTTCTGAAGCGTGTCTTCGGCTTTCCCTTGCCGAACTGGGCTTTGGTCGGACGCTGGTTCGCGCATCTGCCCCGCGGGCGCGTCCTGCACGAGGACATCACCCGCTCGGAGCCCGTCCGCAACGAGCTCGCGATCGGCTGGATCGCGCATTACGCGGTCGGCATCCTGTTCGCCGGCATCGTCGTCGCGATCTGGGGCGCCGGCTGGGTCCGCAACCCGACCTTCGGGCCGGCGCTGATCGTCGGCCTCGCCACGGTCGGCTGCGGCTGGTTCATCCTTCAGCCCGGCATGGGCGCCGGCATCGCCGCCGCCAAGCGCGCCAATGCCAACACGGTGCGGACCCTGAACATCGTCGGCCATACCGTGTTCGCGGTCGGCCTCTGGGGCACCGCCCTGCTCATCCGCTGA
- a CDS encoding metal-dependent hydrolase family protein, whose product MASTLFTNARIVDGTAPEAGAPVSVLVEGGTIREVGKAVTSAKAKIVDLKGKTLMPGLIDAHVHVVAGVADLGRNAQLPDSLVTARSFVIMREMLMRGFTTVRDVGGADFGLKQATEEGHFPTPRLVISGKALSQTGGHADFRGRYDDAATPLTRHRLGALGRICDGLDQVRRAAREEMKGGADFIKIMANGGCASPTDPIHFLGFSVSELEAVVEEARMAGTYVSAHVYTDEAIRRCVEAGVHSLEHCNLIEAETAKLAASRGAVAVPTLVTYDKLVIDGPKLGFPPDSVAKVDVVRSAGMNSLAVMKKAGLAMAYGSDLLGEMHKYQSEEFVIRGRALPAHEVIGSATHVAAKLLRLEGKIGTIAPGAHADLIVVDGDPLKDLSLLTRQGKHIPLIMKGGAFMKRASLG is encoded by the coding sequence ATGGCCAGCACGCTCTTCACCAATGCCCGCATCGTCGACGGCACCGCGCCGGAGGCCGGCGCGCCTGTCAGCGTCCTCGTCGAGGGCGGCACGATCCGCGAGGTCGGCAAGGCCGTCACCTCCGCCAAGGCCAAAATCGTCGACCTCAAGGGCAAGACCCTGATGCCGGGCCTGATCGACGCCCATGTCCATGTCGTCGCCGGCGTCGCCGATCTCGGCCGCAACGCGCAGCTGCCGGACTCGCTGGTGACGGCCCGCTCCTTCGTGATCATGCGCGAGATGCTGATGCGCGGCTTCACCACGGTGCGCGATGTCGGCGGCGCCGATTTCGGCCTGAAGCAGGCGACCGAGGAAGGTCATTTCCCGACGCCGCGCCTCGTCATCTCCGGCAAGGCGCTGAGCCAGACCGGCGGCCATGCCGATTTCCGCGGCCGCTATGACGACGCCGCGACGCCGCTGACGCGTCACCGCCTCGGCGCGCTCGGGCGCATCTGCGACGGGCTCGACCAGGTCCGCCGCGCCGCCCGCGAGGAAATGAAGGGCGGTGCCGACTTCATCAAGATCATGGCCAATGGCGGCTGCGCCTCTCCGACAGACCCGATCCACTTCCTCGGCTTCTCGGTGAGCGAACTCGAGGCGGTCGTCGAGGAGGCGCGGATGGCGGGCACCTATGTCTCCGCCCATGTCTACACCGACGAGGCGATCCGCCGCTGCGTCGAGGCCGGCGTCCACTCGCTGGAGCATTGCAACCTGATCGAGGCCGAGACGGCGAAGCTCGCCGCCTCCAGGGGCGCCGTCGCGGTGCCCACCCTCGTCACCTACGACAAGCTCGTCATCGACGGCCCCAAGCTCGGCTTCCCGCCGGATTCCGTCGCCAAGGTCGACGTCGTCCGCTCGGCCGGCATGAACTCGCTCGCGGTCATGAAGAAGGCCGGCCTCGCCATGGCCTATGGCTCAGACCTGCTCGGCGAGATGCACAAGTACCAGTCCGAGGAGTTCGTCATCCGCGGCCGCGCCCTGCCGGCCCATGAGGTCATCGGCTCGGCCACCCATGTCGCGGCCAAGCTGCTCAGGCTCGAGGGCAAGATCGGCACGATCGCGCCCGGCGCCCATGCCGACCTGATCGTCGTCGACGGCGACCCGCTGAAGGACCTCTCGCTGCTCACCCGCCAGGGCAAGCACATCCCGCTGATCATGAAGGGCGGCGCCTTCATGAAGCGCGCCAGCCTCGGCTGA
- a CDS encoding GNAT family N-acetyltransferase has protein sequence MAADEGTGADLALMLDCERRIVNAWPSPATLLIDDWMVRFAGGYSGRANSASPLKPGAELDEDTLALIEELYRADGLPPCIRLTPLVGAQTLARVKARGYVVRDASLGLIRALDDVAAEIEPELQIEARPSADWIAGVAARQSGVKADAGKLAAIVEGVRLPAAFATWLIAGEPVAFGMSVAERGMAEIGSVVVDSAHRGQGFGRRLIGGLMGWARAMECRQAYLQVDQTNAVANGLYGSMGFRRLYAYETRVLDLGA, from the coding sequence ATGGCGGCGGATGAAGGAACGGGGGCCGATCTCGCCCTGATGCTCGATTGCGAGCGGCGCATCGTCAATGCCTGGCCGTCGCCGGCGACGCTGCTGATCGACGACTGGATGGTGCGCTTCGCGGGCGGCTATTCCGGCCGGGCGAATTCGGCCTCGCCGCTGAAGCCCGGCGCCGAGCTCGACGAGGACACGCTGGCGCTGATCGAGGAACTCTACCGCGCCGACGGCCTGCCGCCCTGCATCCGGCTGACGCCGCTCGTCGGTGCGCAGACGCTGGCGAGGGTCAAGGCGCGCGGCTATGTCGTGCGCGACGCCTCCCTCGGGCTGATCCGCGCGCTCGACGACGTGGCCGCCGAGATCGAGCCCGAGCTCCAGATCGAGGCGCGGCCGAGCGCCGACTGGATCGCCGGGGTGGCGGCGCGTCAGAGCGGCGTCAAGGCCGATGCCGGCAAGCTGGCGGCGATCGTCGAAGGCGTGCGGCTGCCGGCGGCCTTCGCCACCTGGCTGATCGCGGGCGAGCCGGTGGCGTTCGGGATGAGCGTCGCCGAGCGCGGCATGGCCGAGATCGGCAGCGTCGTGGTCGATTCAGCCCATCGCGGCCAGGGCTTCGGCCGGCGCCTGATCGGCGGGCTGATGGGCTGGGCCCGCGCGATGGAGTGCCGGCAGGCCTATCTGCAGGTCGACCAGACCAACGCCGTCGCCAACGGGCTCTATGGCTCGATGGGGTTCCGCCGCCTCTACGCCTATGAGACGCGGGTGCTCGACCTGGGTGCGTAG
- a CDS encoding cupin domain-containing protein, with protein MTLNGLTAAEVIRLLELKPHPEGGHYRETFRDPREVDGRSVGTAIYYLLDTGETSEWHRCDAAEIWHHYAGAPLVISVSPNGHDASAHHLGSDLAAGQRPQFVVPAGWWQSATSLGAWTLVGCTVSPGFSFEGFEMAPPGWRPTPRKAGQG; from the coding sequence ATGACACTCAACGGTCTGACCGCTGCCGAGGTGATCCGTCTGCTCGAGCTGAAGCCCCATCCCGAGGGCGGCCATTATCGCGAGACCTTCCGGGACCCGCGGGAGGTCGACGGCCGCAGCGTCGGCACCGCGATCTACTATCTGCTCGACACCGGCGAGACCTCGGAATGGCATCGCTGCGACGCAGCCGAGATCTGGCATCACTATGCCGGGGCGCCGCTGGTGATCAGCGTCTCGCCCAACGGGCACGACGCCTCGGCCCATCATCTCGGCAGCGATCTCGCGGCCGGGCAGCGGCCGCAATTCGTGGTGCCGGCCGGCTGGTGGCAGAGCGCGACCTCGCTGGGCGCCTGGACGCTCGTCGGCTGCACCGTGTCGCCGGGTTTCTCCTTCGAAGGCTTCGAGATGGCGCCGCCCGGCTGGCGGCCGACCCCGCGGAAGGCGGGGCAGGGCTAA
- the gloB gene encoding hydroxyacylglutathione hydrolase produces MALDLHVFRTLGDNAGALLHDPVSGACAAIDVPDAGQVMAAAKAKGWTISDVFVTHAHADHTQGVAAVKQATGAQVCGPADAAGQAPLDRILSEGDAVSFGGESFEIWHTPGHAPGHLSFVSRGAKLAFVGDVVFVMGCGRVQPGQMAAMWTSLSRLMALPGDTRLLCGHDYTLSNARFAAAMEPANAVLTARLAEAEAAKAEGRFWALTSVAEEAATNPFFRAGEGALAAAVGLNGAPAGEVFAALREAKNRF; encoded by the coding sequence ATGGCGCTCGATCTCCACGTCTTCCGCACGCTCGGCGACAATGCCGGGGCGCTGCTCCACGACCCCGTCAGCGGCGCCTGCGCCGCCATCGACGTGCCCGATGCCGGCCAGGTGATGGCGGCGGCCAAGGCGAAGGGCTGGACGATCAGCGACGTCTTCGTCACCCATGCCCATGCCGACCACACGCAAGGCGTCGCCGCCGTGAAGCAGGCGACCGGCGCGCAGGTCTGCGGGCCGGCCGACGCCGCCGGCCAGGCGCCGCTCGACCGCATCCTCTCCGAGGGCGATGCCGTGTCCTTCGGCGGCGAGAGCTTCGAGATCTGGCACACCCCGGGTCATGCGCCGGGCCATCTCAGCTTCGTCTCGCGCGGCGCGAAGCTCGCCTTCGTCGGCGACGTCGTCTTCGTGATGGGCTGCGGGCGCGTCCAGCCGGGCCAGATGGCGGCGATGTGGACCTCGCTGTCGCGGCTGATGGCGCTGCCGGGCGACACACGGCTGCTCTGCGGCCACGACTACACGCTCTCGAACGCGCGTTTCGCCGCGGCGATGGAGCCGGCCAATGCGGTGCTGACGGCCAGGCTCGCCGAGGCCGAGGCGGCCAAGGCGGAGGGGCGGTTCTGGGCGCTGACGAGCGTCGCCGAGGAAGCCGCCACCAACCCGTTCTTCCGGGCCGGCGAAGGCGCGCTGGCGGCGGCGGTCGGGCTGAATGGCGCGCCGGCGGGCGAGGTCTTCGCCGCGCTGCGCGAAGCCAAGAACCGGTTCTAG
- a CDS encoding class I SAM-dependent methyltransferase, with translation MSLDVADLRSFYASPLGHVARRFIGTAMLRFWPDCARQRVLGLGYTTPYLSVLGMNAERVIAFMPAAQGVVNWPHQGLSASALVEPTLLPLPTASIDRVVLVHALEETESPDDLIEEVGRVLSPGGRMILVVPNRRGLWARMDSTPFGQGRPFSRSQLEALMRSAEFSPEGWSEALYVPPLRQRLLLRSAAAWERLGAGLSLPFAGVHVIDATKQLYRRIPLRATRRSFAFRPILLPQPTPAPRTGREREHGPPG, from the coding sequence ATGTCCCTCGACGTCGCCGATCTGCGCAGTTTCTATGCCAGCCCGCTCGGCCATGTCGCGCGGCGCTTCATCGGCACGGCGATGCTGCGCTTCTGGCCCGATTGCGCCCGCCAGCGCGTCCTCGGCCTGGGCTACACCACCCCCTATCTCTCCGTCCTCGGCATGAATGCCGAGCGGGTGATCGCCTTCATGCCGGCCGCGCAGGGCGTCGTGAACTGGCCGCATCAGGGCCTCTCCGCCTCGGCCCTGGTCGAGCCGACGCTGCTGCCGCTGCCGACCGCCTCGATCGACCGGGTCGTCCTCGTCCATGCGCTGGAGGAGACCGAAAGCCCCGACGACCTGATCGAGGAGGTGGGCCGCGTGCTCTCGCCGGGCGGGCGCATGATCCTGGTCGTGCCCAACCGCCGCGGGCTCTGGGCCCGGATGGACAGCACGCCCTTCGGCCAGGGCCGCCCCTTCAGCCGCAGCCAGCTCGAGGCGCTGATGCGCTCGGCCGAATTCTCGCCCGAGGGCTGGAGCGAGGCGCTCTACGTGCCGCCCCTGCGCCAGCGGCTGCTGCTGCGATCGGCCGCCGCCTGGGAGCGCCTCGGCGCCGGGCTGTCCCTGCCCTTCGCCGGCGTCCACGTCATCGACGCGACCAAGCAGCTCTACCGGCGCATCCCGCTGCGGGCGACGCGGCGCAGCTTCGCCTTCCGCCCCATTTTGCTACCTCAGCCGACGCCGGCACCCCGCACCGGGCGGGAGCGCGAGCACGGCCCGCCGGGTTGA
- a CDS encoding acetyl-CoA carboxylase carboxyltransferase subunit alpha: protein MRSYLDFEKPVAELEAKADELRALQAKGEGYALADEIGRLDAKAAQALKELYGALTPWQKTLVARHPQRPHFKDYCAALIEEFTPLAGDRAFGEDEAIVGGFGRFRGEPVCVIGQEKGDSTETRIRHNFGMAKPEGYRKAVRLVELADRFGLPVLSFVDTAGAYPGIEAEERGQAEAIARSTETWLGLRTPSIALVIGEGGSGGAIAIAAASRVMMLEHAIYSVISPEGAASILWRDTARAQDAATGMKITAQDLLKFGIIDRIVSEPTGGAHRDHGAVIARAGDALSSALSELGGLSADDIVDRRAEKFLAIGRNL from the coding sequence ATGCGAAGCTATCTGGATTTCGAAAAGCCGGTCGCCGAACTGGAGGCGAAGGCGGATGAGTTGCGAGCCCTCCAGGCCAAGGGCGAGGGTTATGCCCTGGCCGACGAGATCGGCAGGCTCGACGCCAAGGCCGCGCAGGCGCTGAAGGAACTCTACGGGGCCCTGACGCCCTGGCAGAAGACGCTGGTCGCGCGGCATCCGCAGCGCCCGCACTTCAAGGACTACTGCGCCGCGCTGATCGAGGAATTCACCCCGCTGGCGGGCGACCGTGCCTTCGGCGAGGACGAGGCCATCGTCGGCGGCTTCGGCCGTTTCCGGGGCGAGCCGGTCTGCGTGATCGGCCAGGAGAAGGGTGATTCGACCGAGACCCGCATCCGGCACAATTTCGGCATGGCCAAGCCCGAAGGCTACCGCAAGGCGGTGCGCCTGGTCGAGCTGGCCGACCGCTTCGGCCTGCCGGTGCTGAGCTTCGTCGACACCGCCGGTGCCTATCCGGGCATCGAGGCAGAGGAGCGCGGCCAGGCCGAGGCCATCGCCCGCTCGACCGAGACCTGGCTCGGCCTGCGTACGCCGAGCATCGCGCTCGTGATCGGCGAGGGCGGCTCGGGCGGCGCCATCGCGATCGCGGCGGCCAGCCGGGTCATGATGCTGGAACACGCCATCTACTCGGTGATCTCGCCGGAAGGCGCGGCCTCGATCCTCTGGCGCGACACCGCGCGCGCCCAGGACGCCGCCACCGGCATGAAGATCACCGCGCAGGACCTCCTGAAATTCGGCATCATCGACCGGATCGTCAGCGAGCCGACCGGGGGCGCCCATCGCGACCACGGCGCGGTGATCGCGCGCGCTGGCGACGCCCTGTCGTCGGCGCTGTCGGAGCTGGGGGGCCTGTCCGCCGACGACATCGTCGACCGCCGCGCCGAGAAATTCCTGGCGATCGGGCGCAATCTGTGA
- a CDS encoding L,D-transpeptidase family protein: MALKRFTLVALVALSLGACEEDRYRGSARHHIPIPAATYALMSEKGMSKDQPILIRSYKKESELEVWKRKANGQYALLKTYPMCRWSGQLGPKVREGDRMAPEGFYAIAPAQMNPNSAYYVSFNMGYPNAFDRAHGRTGSHLMVHGACSSAGCYSMTDDQMGEIYALVREAHNGGQRTVQMQALPFRMTPENLAKHRLDSNIAFWKNLKEGTDYFEVTGDEPQVGVNGGRYVFNAGNGDPAVAQAVQRKRQQDETQVAALVAKGTPAIKLIYDDGDQHGTFKRTLVASGSDTLNRAASWGSRDVGVSRPDALTVGPRVVVLDDRGKAKATIRAESADNEVVLAAVAAAGAEPPAKPEAAKTEPARAEAPRAAPAAAATTQLARVQPGAAAPEPVTTGSFGTASAESEPFYRRALSFVPVIGGRSAEASATAPVASVVPATPTEVVAPLPPRRTDRLRTTQLDQPAAAFANQPVTR, encoded by the coding sequence GTGGCATTGAAGCGATTCACGCTCGTGGCTTTGGTTGCATTGTCCCTGGGCGCCTGCGAGGAGGACCGCTATCGCGGCTCCGCGCGCCATCACATCCCGATCCCGGCCGCGACCTATGCGCTGATGTCCGAGAAGGGCATGAGCAAGGATCAGCCGATCCTGATCCGCTCCTACAAGAAGGAGTCGGAGCTCGAGGTCTGGAAGCGCAAGGCCAACGGCCAGTACGCCCTGCTGAAGACCTACCCGATGTGCCGCTGGTCCGGCCAGCTCGGACCCAAGGTCCGCGAGGGCGACCGCATGGCACCGGAAGGATTCTATGCCATCGCGCCGGCGCAGATGAACCCGAACTCGGCCTATTACGTCTCCTTCAACATGGGCTACCCGAACGCCTTCGACCGGGCCCATGGCCGCACCGGCTCGCATCTGATGGTGCACGGCGCCTGCTCCTCGGCCGGCTGCTACTCGATGACCGACGACCAGATGGGCGAGATCTACGCGCTCGTCCGCGAGGCCCATAACGGCGGCCAGCGGACGGTACAGATGCAGGCGCTGCCCTTCCGGATGACGCCGGAGAACCTCGCCAAGCACCGCCTCGATTCCAACATCGCCTTCTGGAAGAACCTCAAGGAAGGCACCGACTATTTCGAGGTGACCGGCGACGAGCCTCAGGTCGGCGTCAATGGCGGCCGTTACGTCTTCAACGCCGGCAATGGCGACCCCGCCGTCGCCCAGGCCGTGCAGCGCAAGCGCCAGCAGGACGAGACCCAGGTCGCCGCCCTCGTCGCCAAGGGCACGCCGGCGATCAAGCTGATCTATGATGACGGCGACCAGCACGGCACCTTCAAGCGGACCCTCGTCGCCAGTGGCTCGGACACGCTGAACCGCGCCGCCTCCTGGGGCTCGCGCGATGTCGGCGTCAGCCGGCCGGACGCGCTGACGGTCGGCCCGCGCGTCGTCGTCCTCGACGACAGGGGCAAGGCCAAGGCGACGATCCGGGCCGAATCCGCCGACAACGAGGTCGTCCTGGCGGCGGTCGCCGCAGCGGGCGCCGAACCGCCGGCCAAGCCGGAAGCCGCCAAGACCGAACCGGCTCGCGCCGAGGCGCCCCGCGCCGCGCCGGCCGCGGCCGCCACGACCCAGCTCGCCCGCGTCCAGCCCGGTGCCGCCGCCCCGGAGCCCGTCACCACCGGCTCCTTCGGCACGGCGTCGGCGGAGAGCGAACCCTTCTATCGCCGGGCCCTGAGCTTCGTGCCGGTGATCGGCGGCAGGTCTGCCGAGGCGAGCGCCACCGCACCCGTCGCCTCCGTCGTGCCCGCGACGCCGACCGAGGTCGTCGCACCGCTTCCGCCGCGTCGCACCGACCGGCTGCGCACCACCCAGCTCGACCAGCCCGCCGCCGCCTTTGCCAACCAGCCGGTCACGCGCTGA